One Bacillus solimangrovi genomic window carries:
- a CDS encoding cytochrome d ubiquinol oxidase subunit II, with protein sequence MTLELLGITVLGIFLFGYVIIGSIDFGAGFYSTYSDWAGKKHMIHRVIQRYLSPVWEVTNVFLVFFFVGIVGFFPKTAYYYGTALLIPGSVSIILLAIRGSYYAFSNYGAPDRKLYSVLYGITGVLIPASLTTVLTISEGGFITVEGDKVTLQLGELLTNPYSWSVVMLAFVSVLFISASFLTYYANKANDLKAQTLLRKYALLWSAPSILSALVVMYMLRFQNPIHFERMIEIGWLFVLSFICFIVAVYFIYKGIHFGWAFLAVVMQYAFAFFAYGFSHYPYLLYPYLTIYDGFTNETMAKALVVVFILGLCVLIPSLYLLMKLFLFNHDYVKGQK encoded by the coding sequence ATGACCTTAGAGCTTCTCGGTATTACTGTGCTTGGGATTTTCTTGTTTGGCTACGTAATCATTGGCTCAATCGATTTTGGAGCTGGGTTTTATAGTACTTACAGTGATTGGGCAGGGAAAAAGCATATGATTCACCGTGTTATACAACGTTATCTTTCACCTGTGTGGGAAGTTACGAACGTATTTCTCGTTTTCTTCTTCGTAGGAATAGTAGGCTTCTTTCCGAAAACAGCCTACTATTATGGCACAGCATTGTTAATCCCCGGAAGTGTTTCGATTATTTTATTAGCTATACGTGGTTCTTACTATGCATTTTCAAATTACGGAGCACCTGATCGAAAGCTTTACTCTGTTCTATATGGGATTACAGGAGTGCTCATTCCTGCATCACTCACAACAGTACTAACCATCTCAGAAGGTGGATTTATTACCGTTGAAGGAGATAAAGTAACACTACAATTAGGCGAATTATTGACAAACCCTTATTCTTGGAGTGTCGTCATGCTTGCTTTCGTTAGTGTTTTGTTCATCTCTGCTAGCTTTCTCACTTATTATGCGAACAAAGCAAACGATTTGAAGGCACAAACTCTATTAAGGAAATATGCATTATTGTGGAGCGCACCTTCAATTCTGTCAGCTTTAGTTGTCATGTACATGTTACGCTTTCAAAATCCAATACACTTCGAGCGAATGATTGAAATAGGATGGCTGTTCGTACTATCGTTCATTTGCTTCATCGTAGCAGTATATTTCATTTATAAAGGAATTCATTTCGGTTGGGCGTTTCTTGCAGTTGTCATGCAGTATGCTTTTGCGTTCTTCGCCTATGGATTCTCTCATTATCCATACTTACTATATCCATATTTAACGATCTATGATGGGTTCACAAATGAAACGATGGCAAAAGCACTTGTCGTAGTTTTCATTTTAGGATTGTGTGTACTCATTCCGTCCCTTTACCTATTAATGAAGTTATTTTTATTCAATCACGATTACGTCAAAGGCCAAAAATAA
- a CDS encoding manganese catalase family protein: MWYYDKKLQYPVRVSQCNPTLAKYLMELYAGADGELSAALRYLNQRYAIPDKVVGLLTDIGTEEFAHLEMLATMIYKLTKDATPDQLEAAGLADGYAGHGKGITYTNAAGQAWTASYIASKGDPIADLYEDIAAEEKARASYQWVINLSDDPDLNDGLRFLREREIIHSQRFREAVEILKEERDRKKVF, from the coding sequence ATGTGGTATTACGATAAAAAGCTTCAATACCCTGTCCGAGTTAGCCAATGTAATCCTACCCTAGCAAAGTACTTAATGGAACTATATGCTGGTGCTGACGGGGAATTATCTGCTGCACTTCGTTATTTAAATCAACGATACGCGATACCCGATAAAGTAGTTGGATTGTTAACAGATATCGGTACAGAAGAATTTGCTCATTTAGAAATGCTTGCAACGATGATCTATAAATTAACGAAGGACGCTACACCAGATCAACTGGAGGCAGCAGGACTTGCAGATGGTTATGCGGGGCATGGCAAAGGAATCACCTATACCAATGCAGCCGGTCAAGCTTGGACTGCAAGCTATATCGCATCCAAAGGAGATCCTATCGCCGACTTATATGAAGATATTGCTGCAGAAGAGAAGGCACGTGCATCATACCAATGGGTCATTAACTTATCAGATGATCCAGATCTAAATGATGGTTTACGATTCTTACGAGAGAGAGAAATCATCCATTCACAACGATTCCGTGAAGCAGTCGAAATTTTGAAGGAAGAACGGGATAGAAAGAAAGTATTCTAA
- a CDS encoding carbon starvation CstA family protein — MVTFLISIALLITGYFTYGKFVERTFGVKEERETPAYRMKDNVDYLPMNTKRNALIQLLNIAGVGPIFGPILGALYGPVAFLWIVLGAIFAGAVHDYLTGMISLRNRGAHIPELAGKFLGKTMKHVMNGFSILLLLLVGTVFVSAPASLLHNLTSNWLGLGVIVGAIFVYYIIATILPIDKIIGRIYPFFGALLLFSAVGIGAGLVFTGAPIPELSFQNMHPDKAPIFPLLFLTISCGALSGFHATQSPIISRTTQKESQGRKIFYGMMITEGIIAMIWAAAAMSMFSGTDLNSLIAAGGPAAVVSEVATTMLGAIGGTLAVIGVIILPITSGDTSFRSLRMIIADYFKISQRKATTRLWIALPLFALSFALTKIDFTILWRYFSWANQSTAMIALWIGAMYLILSKKNYFIAMVPATFMTMATFTYILYAKIGFNLPLNVAYVVAAIITVIVVGLFYRSAFRQMKQPFPLDDDMDEAA; from the coding sequence GTGGTTACATTTTTAATTTCTATTGCTCTATTAATTACTGGTTATTTTACTTATGGTAAATTTGTTGAACGTACTTTTGGTGTTAAGGAAGAGCGTGAAACACCTGCATATCGAATGAAAGATAACGTCGATTATTTACCGATGAATACTAAACGTAATGCATTAATCCAGCTCTTAAATATTGCTGGAGTAGGTCCGATATTTGGCCCGATACTCGGTGCTCTATACGGGCCAGTTGCTTTTTTGTGGATCGTACTTGGCGCAATATTCGCTGGTGCTGTTCATGATTATCTAACAGGTATGATTTCTCTCCGAAATAGAGGAGCACATATTCCAGAGCTTGCGGGTAAGTTTCTTGGAAAAACGATGAAACATGTCATGAATGGTTTCTCTATATTGTTGTTATTATTAGTCGGAACTGTGTTCGTATCAGCACCCGCTTCACTCCTTCATAATCTAACATCAAATTGGCTCGGTCTTGGAGTCATCGTAGGTGCGATCTTTGTTTATTATATTATTGCAACCATTTTACCGATCGATAAGATTATCGGACGTATTTATCCATTTTTTGGAGCATTATTACTGTTTAGTGCCGTTGGAATTGGAGCAGGGTTAGTTTTCACAGGCGCACCGATCCCTGAATTATCTTTTCAAAATATGCACCCTGACAAAGCTCCAATCTTTCCATTACTATTTTTAACGATTTCATGTGGAGCGCTTTCAGGCTTCCATGCAACACAATCACCAATTATTTCTCGAACGACGCAAAAGGAATCACAAGGACGTAAAATATTCTACGGGATGATGATCACTGAAGGGATTATTGCAATGATCTGGGCAGCTGCAGCGATGAGCATGTTCTCTGGAACGGACTTGAATAGTTTAATAGCTGCTGGTGGACCTGCAGCGGTTGTAAGTGAAGTTGCAACAACGATGCTCGGAGCAATTGGTGGCACACTTGCCGTAATCGGTGTCATAATCTTACCAATTACATCTGGCGATACGTCATTTCGAAGCTTGCGTATGATTATTGCTGATTATTTCAAAATTTCACAACGTAAAGCGACTACACGACTCTGGATTGCACTACCTTTATTTGCACTATCATTTGCACTTACTAAGATCGACTTTACGATTTTGTGGAGATACTTCTCATGGGCAAACCAATCAACTGCGATGATTGCATTATGGATTGGAGCTATGTATCTTATTCTTTCGAAGAAAAATTATTTTATTGCGATGGTTCCAGCAACATTTATGACAATGGCAACGTTTACGTATATTTTATATGCGAAAATTGGATTTAATCTTCCGTTAAATGTTGCATATGTTGTTGCAGCTATTATTACGGTAATTGTTGTTGGTTTATTCTATCGTTCTGCATTTAGACAGATGAAACAGCCATTCCCACTTGATGATGATATGGATGAGGCTGCATAA
- a CDS encoding ATP-binding protein, with translation MNFILLGSVALIPVVLGLTIAVNDKGELSKKLCLLMILISMWQLDISVLYAGQFLNEKIIESLFRLFRAGSIFLGPAIFIISQFVYNKVRNEQHDLLKYIYNKYVLGLFFCYSLFLYIVGWTNKGLLGLEVVRGLSIPHYYPMYGEWGSLFTINLILIVLNVLLLTYLSIVARSIEGYPLSIGLPLSFLLLCIIGLISITDKVPLYVSSMNSILITILISTIYFQMHTKMIGVMNTKLEEQQTFLKKVIDHNPSFIYVKNDKGQVVLANKAFLNFYNVTMDEVYGLTEDSLDIPDNDLKRHQEQDQFVIEQGKEIILEEDVMINCNNETKIVEITKVPITKKSTRHILCVVNDITQRKENEKILIQSEKLNVVGELAAGVAHEIRNPLTTLKGFTQIMKCAEPEKYKGYLDLMSNEIERINSVAGELLTISKPMDVPYTNVDVDRILQDVKSLLDTNAILNNIQINIVKTEDDFICSGNTNQLKQVFINLIKNSIEAKPKDGKVHVILERKDTRIHISIIDLGKGISKERIKKIGEPFYTTKEKGTGLGLMVCFKIIKDHKGKVEFQSELGEGTTVEIQLPVAQA, from the coding sequence ATGAATTTCATTCTGTTAGGCTCAGTCGCTCTTATTCCAGTAGTGTTGGGATTAACGATCGCAGTTAATGATAAAGGTGAACTATCTAAGAAATTGTGTTTATTAATGATTTTAATTTCAATGTGGCAATTAGATATTTCAGTATTATATGCTGGTCAGTTCCTTAACGAAAAAATAATAGAATCTCTTTTTCGATTATTTAGAGCGGGCTCTATTTTTTTAGGTCCTGCAATCTTTATTATTAGTCAATTTGTCTATAATAAAGTGAGGAATGAGCAACATGATCTTTTGAAATATATTTACAACAAATATGTACTAGGCTTGTTCTTTTGTTACAGTTTATTTTTATATATTGTAGGGTGGACGAACAAAGGTCTACTAGGTTTGGAAGTGGTTAGAGGATTATCAATACCACATTACTATCCAATGTATGGAGAGTGGGGAAGTTTATTTACGATTAATCTAATTTTGATCGTATTGAATGTGTTGCTACTAACTTATTTGTCAATTGTAGCAAGAAGTATAGAAGGTTATCCTCTTTCAATAGGTTTACCGTTATCATTTTTACTGCTATGTATTATTGGATTAATAAGCATTACTGATAAAGTTCCATTATATGTATCAAGTATGAACTCCATACTGATAACAATCTTAATTTCGACGATATACTTTCAAATGCATACGAAAATGATTGGAGTCATGAATACTAAATTAGAGGAACAGCAAACCTTTTTGAAAAAAGTCATTGATCATAACCCCAGCTTTATTTATGTGAAAAATGATAAAGGGCAGGTTGTTTTAGCCAACAAAGCTTTTTTGAATTTTTATAATGTAACAATGGACGAAGTATATGGTCTAACTGAAGATAGCTTGGATATTCCAGACAACGATTTGAAAAGGCATCAGGAGCAAGATCAGTTTGTGATTGAACAGGGAAAAGAAATCATTCTTGAAGAAGATGTAATGATTAACTGTAATAATGAAACAAAAATTGTTGAGATTACAAAAGTACCTATTACTAAGAAGTCTACTCGTCATATTTTATGTGTAGTCAATGATATTACTCAAAGAAAAGAGAATGAGAAAATACTTATTCAATCTGAAAAGTTAAATGTTGTTGGAGAATTAGCTGCTGGCGTAGCACATGAAATACGTAATCCTTTAACAACGCTTAAAGGTTTCACTCAAATTATGAAGTGTGCAGAACCTGAAAAATACAAAGGTTACTTAGATTTGATGTCTAATGAGATTGAACGGATTAATTCAGTGGCAGGTGAGCTACTCACGATTTCAAAGCCAATGGACGTTCCATATACAAATGTAGATGTAGATCGGATCTTACAAGATGTTAAGTCTTTATTAGATACGAATGCAATCTTAAACAATATACAAATTAATATTGTAAAAACTGAAGACGATTTCATCTGTAGTGGGAACACAAATCAACTGAAACAAGTTTTTATTAATCTCATTAAAAACTCAATTGAAGCAAAACCTAAGGATGGAAAGGTCCACGTGATTCTTGAACGTAAAGATACACGTATACATATAAGCATAATTGATCTAGGCAAAGGTATATCCAAAGAAAGAATCAAAAAGATCGGAGAACCATTCTATACGACGAAAGAGAAGGGGACAGGTTTAGGTTTAATGGTATGCTTTAAGATTATCAAAGACCATAAAGGTAAAGTTGAATTTCAAAGTGAATTAGGAGAAGGAACTACTGTTGAGATTCAATTGCCAGTTGCACAAGCTTAA
- a CDS encoding beta-ketoacyl synthase N-terminal-like domain-containing protein — protein MERVCITGFGVRAPKISNETEFKSVLEKGLSVFSLTDGLNEEKVLCGIVDDQFDEVNGVKLKKYPRATRMAIAAAFDAYKMSEIDQLKNKKRIAVVFGSSSGNFNEIEEYVSLVAKDQYRKFPPTAVGKMNASSIASGITSFLGLNGLSFTVSNSCTSSLDAVNIGKLLIESNQADICIVGGVDSTICKTAFYGYSKLKILSLEEDLEKIGGPFQPGSGFIMSEGAGAIILERESEVMDDNKEILGYIDGIHANQDGMSIFHSDTSGENMLTAVKNTVREHTPTYVNSQALGILENDNIEEFVHTTLFDGQVPITSIKGMIGHAFGASGILQCIASLISMKHSFIPPTTHSSQEKYEKLPLVKETKYVPVDSTLITNHGYGGNNTSLLLSKV, from the coding sequence GTGGAAAGAGTATGTATTACAGGTTTTGGTGTTAGAGCACCTAAGATTAGTAATGAAACAGAGTTCAAGAGTGTGTTAGAAAAAGGATTGTCTGTGTTTTCTTTAACAGATGGGTTAAATGAGGAAAAAGTATTGTGTGGGATCGTTGATGATCAGTTTGATGAAGTAAATGGTGTTAAGTTAAAGAAATATCCACGTGCGACAAGAATGGCTATCGCTGCAGCATTTGACGCCTACAAAATGTCCGAAATTGACCAATTAAAAAATAAGAAACGAATTGCAGTCGTATTTGGTTCATCAAGCGGAAATTTTAACGAAATTGAAGAATATGTAAGTTTAGTTGCAAAAGATCAATATAGAAAATTTCCACCAACTGCGGTTGGAAAGATGAATGCTAGTAGTATTGCGTCTGGTATTACATCCTTTTTAGGATTAAATGGATTATCATTTACAGTTTCAAATAGTTGTACATCAAGTTTGGATGCTGTTAATATCGGCAAGTTATTAATTGAATCTAACCAAGCTGACATATGTATCGTTGGAGGAGTAGACTCAACAATTTGTAAGACAGCTTTTTATGGATATTCTAAGCTAAAGATACTAAGTCTAGAAGAAGATCTTGAAAAAATAGGAGGTCCTTTTCAACCAGGCAGCGGTTTTATAATGTCAGAAGGAGCAGGGGCTATCATTTTAGAACGAGAATCGGAAGTGATGGACGATAACAAAGAAATCTTAGGTTACATAGATGGAATACATGCTAATCAAGATGGAATGTCAATATTTCATTCTGATACTAGTGGAGAAAATATGTTAACAGCTGTTAAAAATACAGTGCGAGAACACACGCCGACATATGTTAACAGTCAAGCATTGGGAATACTAGAGAATGATAATATTGAAGAATTTGTTCATACCACTTTGTTTGATGGACAAGTTCCAATAACGTCGATTAAAGGGATGATAGGGCATGCTTTTGGTGCTTCGGGTATCCTTCAATGTATTGCAAGTCTAATTTCTATGAAGCATAGTTTTATACCACCTACTACACATTCGTCTCAGGAAAAATACGAGAAATTACCTTTAGTAAAAGAGACGAAGTATGTACCAGTAGATAGTACTCTAATTACAAATCATGGTTATGGTGGTAACAATACGAGTCTATTATTATCCAAAGTGTAG
- a CDS encoding spore coat protein CotJB translates to MEKLQAVDFALIDLTLYLDTHPKDAEAVQQFNDLAQQSMHIRQEFEQQFGPLQQYGNSYVSFPFSWKKAPWPWQV, encoded by the coding sequence ATGGAGAAATTGCAGGCTGTTGACTTTGCACTGATTGATCTTACTTTATACTTAGATACTCACCCAAAAGATGCTGAAGCTGTTCAACAATTCAACGACCTTGCCCAGCAAAGCATGCATATAAGACAAGAATTTGAACAACAATTTGGCCCATTACAACAATATGGAAATAGCTACGTAAGCTTCCCATTCAGTTGGAAAAAAGCCCCTTGGCCATGGCAAGTATAA
- a CDS encoding S66 family peptidase codes for MITYPHLNKGDTVGVTAPSSGVPTELHDMFKQAINSMERKGFNVECGKTVWTQHKAKSDSAKKRAEELNQFMNDDRIDLIIPPWGGELLIEILEYINFEQFKPKWILGYSDVSVLLLAITLKTGIATAHGTNIVDLRGEYSDVTTEKWQSVLTTKQGSSVKQYSSEKYQKEWQFDNPTPCVFHLTEDTDWKALPNNNVSVQGRLLGGCVDVVRHLIGTPFGNVEQFQRDYIDDEPIVWYFENCELTTTDLRRTLVQMKLARWFENCSAIMFGRSTANEVVEGYTIEDVYIDLFEELNIPIIYDIDCGHVPPQLTLVNGSYAKIEVENGKGNVVQIFK; via the coding sequence ATGATTACATATCCACATTTAAATAAAGGTGATACGGTTGGTGTAACAGCGCCTTCATCGGGTGTGCCGACAGAATTACATGATATGTTCAAACAAGCGATAAATAGTATGGAAAGGAAAGGCTTCAATGTTGAGTGTGGAAAAACAGTATGGACACAACATAAAGCGAAATCTGATTCTGCCAAGAAAAGAGCCGAAGAACTTAATCAATTTATGAATGATGACAGAATCGACCTTATAATACCACCGTGGGGAGGAGAACTATTAATTGAAATACTAGAATACATAAACTTCGAACAATTTAAACCTAAATGGATATTAGGTTACTCGGATGTCAGTGTTTTGTTATTGGCGATTACATTAAAGACTGGTATTGCAACTGCACATGGAACGAATATAGTAGACTTAAGAGGGGAATATTCGGATGTTACGACTGAAAAGTGGCAGTCAGTATTAACAACAAAACAGGGTTCATCAGTTAAGCAGTATTCATCAGAAAAATACCAAAAAGAGTGGCAATTTGATAATCCTACTCCGTGTGTATTCCACTTAACAGAAGATACGGATTGGAAAGCACTTCCGAATAATAATGTAAGTGTTCAGGGAAGGTTGCTAGGTGGTTGTGTAGATGTTGTAAGACATCTAATTGGTACCCCATTTGGTAATGTTGAACAATTTCAACGAGATTATATTGATGATGAGCCAATCGTATGGTATTTTGAAAATTGTGAATTAACCACTACAGATTTACGAAGAACACTTGTTCAAATGAAACTTGCTCGTTGGTTTGAGAATTGTTCAGCTATTATGTTTGGAAGAAGCACGGCGAATGAAGTGGTTGAGGGATACACGATTGAGGATGTATACATCGATTTATTTGAAGAACTAAACATACCAATTATTTATGATATTGATTGTGGTCATGTTCCACCACAATTAACTTTAGTTAATGGTTCCTATGCGAAAATCGAAGTAGAGAATGGGAAAGGTAATGTAGTTCAGATATTTAAATAA
- the cydS gene encoding cytochrome bd oxidase small subunit CydS, which yields MQHFLIMYAPLLVVGLSIAGLFIWGMKGRFLENIE from the coding sequence ATGCAACATTTTCTAATTATGTATGCACCATTGTTAGTTGTCGGATTATCAATCGCAGGGTTATTTATTTGGGGAATGAAAGGTCGATTCCTAGAAAACATTGAATAA
- a CDS encoding LytR/AlgR family response regulator transcription factor codes for MDKIKTIIIDDEVYSRDELKHLLSFYQFIEIVGQADSAEKGLKMIMNISPDVVFVDIEMGYMTGIELADTLQKLKQPPKVVFATAHPDYAVKAFRLEAVDYLLKPFDEDELEETVKRLENHFNQINTTLHLEKTLGKLAVEEGERIHYITPEEILYMSVEQRETKLYTKEKIYNTRMTLKELEDKLSSYSFFRTHKSFLVNLQKIEQLIPWFNGAYQIKVEDRIEEIPVSRNYAKSLRKRLEI; via the coding sequence ATGGATAAGATTAAAACAATAATTATTGATGATGAAGTGTATAGTAGAGATGAACTGAAACATTTGCTATCATTTTATCAGTTTATTGAAATTGTTGGGCAGGCAGATTCAGCTGAAAAAGGCTTGAAAATGATCATGAATATTTCACCTGATGTGGTGTTTGTTGATATAGAAATGGGATACATGACAGGCATTGAACTTGCTGATACACTACAAAAATTAAAGCAACCACCGAAAGTCGTGTTTGCAACAGCACATCCAGATTATGCAGTAAAAGCCTTTCGACTGGAAGCAGTTGATTACTTATTGAAGCCTTTTGATGAAGATGAACTTGAAGAAACGGTTAAACGTTTAGAAAATCATTTTAATCAAATAAATACAACACTACATCTTGAAAAGACACTCGGAAAGCTGGCTGTTGAAGAGGGAGAGCGTATTCATTATATTACTCCTGAAGAAATTTTGTATATGAGCGTTGAACAGAGGGAAACGAAGTTATATACGAAAGAAAAAATCTATAACACAAGAATGACACTTAAAGAACTTGAAGATAAGCTCTCCTCTTATTCTTTCTTTCGCACACATAAAAGTTTTCTCGTAAACTTGCAGAAAATTGAACAGTTAATCCCATGGTTTAATGGTGCTTATCAAATTAAAGTAGAAGATCGTATAGAAGAGATTCCGGTAAGCCGCAACTATGCAAAGTCGTTAAGGAAAAGGCTTGAGATATAG
- a CDS encoding cytochrome ubiquinol oxidase subunit I — protein MFEYDAATYSRLLTSLTLAFHIIFATIGVGVPLMIALAHWIGLKKNDEHYLLLARRWMRGFVITVAVGVVTGTAIGLQLSLLWPKFMEIAGQVIGLPLFMETFAFFIEAIFLGIYIYTWDRFKNPFKHFLLIIPVVIGASMSAFFITTVNAFMNTPQGFVLENGVITDIQPLVAMFNPATPTKVAHVLSSAYMTSAFVLAAIAAYKILRGNKHVYYKKALHLTMVAAFVFSCATAIIGDFSGKFLAEYQPEKLAAAEWHFETKGNAPLILYGTLNEDMEVENGIEIPYALSILAHGVPSGEVKGLLEFPEDERPPLYIHYLFDLMVTIGMALTALSFIYLMLKRFATRFAYHKALMGFTVLSAPLAILAIEFGWIFAEVGRQPWILRGYMKTVEGATTSEHVGLMLVVFIIVYILLAIGSIIVLRKLFKENPVEKELLES, from the coding sequence ATGTTTGAATATGATGCAGCAACATACAGTCGGTTACTTACATCACTTACGCTTGCCTTTCACATTATTTTCGCAACGATTGGTGTCGGAGTACCACTGATGATTGCACTGGCGCATTGGATAGGATTGAAGAAAAATGATGAACATTATCTTTTGCTTGCCAGAAGATGGATGCGTGGTTTTGTTATTACTGTTGCCGTCGGTGTAGTTACAGGAACAGCAATAGGTTTACAATTAAGCTTATTATGGCCAAAATTCATGGAAATAGCTGGTCAAGTAATTGGTCTTCCCCTATTCATGGAAACATTTGCGTTTTTTATAGAAGCAATCTTTCTAGGAATCTACATTTATACGTGGGATAGATTTAAAAATCCATTTAAACATTTCTTACTGATCATTCCTGTGGTAATTGGAGCTTCAATGTCAGCATTTTTCATTACAACAGTGAATGCATTTATGAATACACCTCAAGGTTTTGTTCTAGAAAATGGAGTTATCACCGACATTCAACCGCTAGTTGCGATGTTTAATCCTGCAACTCCAACGAAAGTAGCACATGTCTTATCATCAGCTTACATGACATCTGCGTTTGTATTAGCGGCAATTGCTGCATACAAAATTTTAAGAGGAAACAAGCATGTTTATTATAAAAAGGCTCTCCACTTAACAATGGTAGCTGCTTTCGTATTTTCATGTGCGACTGCTATTATTGGTGACTTTTCAGGAAAATTCCTTGCAGAATATCAACCTGAAAAACTTGCAGCAGCAGAGTGGCACTTTGAAACTAAGGGAAATGCTCCACTAATTTTATACGGAACTTTAAATGAAGATATGGAAGTTGAAAATGGAATTGAAATTCCGTACGCATTAAGTATCCTTGCTCACGGAGTTCCATCAGGTGAAGTAAAAGGATTACTCGAATTTCCAGAGGACGAACGTCCACCATTATATATTCACTATTTGTTTGATCTGATGGTAACGATTGGTATGGCATTAACGGCACTTTCTTTCATTTACTTAATGCTCAAACGTTTTGCAACACGATTTGCATATCATAAGGCATTAATGGGATTCACTGTCTTATCTGCTCCACTTGCCATCTTAGCAATTGAATTCGGGTGGATTTTTGCCGAAGTTGGAAGACAGCCGTGGATTTTACGTGGCTACATGAAAACAGTAGAAGGAGCAACAACATCTGAACATGTTGGCTTAATGTTAGTTGTGTTCATCATTGTTTATATTTTACTCGCAATTGGATCAATTATCGTTCTTAGAAAGTTATTCAAAGAAAATCCGGTTGAAAAAGAATTACTTGAATCATAG